The genomic region CAAAAGCCATCTTAAATATTAAAGGCTATGTTCCATTATTCTTGTCGGAGCGTATATCCGTGCCTATCACCATAGGCTTCTTTAAGGCGGTCGTATTGTTCCCGTTCGCCTATGCGAATATGATGGAGCTTGAGCAGGTCGAATCAATCCTATTACATGAGCTCGCACATATCAAGCGTAAGGATTACTTGTTGAATCTGATTAAGGTGACGATCGAGACCATTCTCTTCTTTAATCCCTTTGTTTGGGCATTATCGAAAATTATGGAACGCGAACGCGAGCATGCCTGCGACGATATGGTACTTGAGCATGTGGAAAAGCCGATAACCTATGCACATGCTTTGGTCGAATTAGAAACCCTGCGCCAGGGGAATAGCCATCCATTGAGCATGGCGGCGACGGGAAGAAATAGTTTATTTAAACGAATTAAAAGAATCACCAAAATGGAAACAAATTACATCAGTGTAAAACAGCAGCTTATAGCGTTGTTAATCAGCTCTGTTGTGCTAGTCACAGTCGCTTGGTTAGTTCCGAACAACGAAGCGAAAGCAGAAGAGTCCGAAAAAGTGCAATTGTTGGAAATTCCAAAAGCATTGGCCGCCCTACCTCCCCTTGCAGTACAGCAGGATACGACAAAGAAGAAAAAACACAGCCGTAGCGTTATCACATCGCTGTCTCAGCAAGATTCGACCAAACTACCTGCGGAGGTTCAGGCACATCTGGATGCATTGCATGCAGAATCGGCCAGCGTGAATGAGTATTTCAAATCGCCTGAATGGAAGCAACAAATGGAGTCCATACAATCGCAATCCAAGTCGATCAATGAATATTTCAATTCGCCGAAATGGAAGCAGAAGATTGAGGATTTAAATGCGAACGTTAAAAAACAATTCGATTCTCCGGAATGGAAAGCAAACGTGAAGAAGATGGCAGAATCGGGTGCCGATATGGCTAAATACTACGAGTCGAAGGAATGGAAAGATATGTTGAAGTCTATTGAAGCACAGAGCAAAGAAATTGAACAATATTTTGAGTCGCCGGAGTGGCACGAAAAGATTGCCAAATTAGAAAAGGATGCGTCTAAGGTGGATGAGTATTTCAACTCGCCGGCATGGAAAGAGAAAATAAAAAAGATCGAAGACCACGGTAAAGAAATTGAGAAATATTTCGATTCTCCGGAGTGGAAAGCGAAAGTAAAGGTTGAGGAGGAATTTCGCAGCAGTTCTGAATTCAAAGAAATTGACAGGAGATATAAGGAAGATCTGGATGCCTTGCGTAAGGAAAAAAATCCGGGAAAGAATTAGCCCATCCTCATTCGAGGATAACCCATCAACTATCGTTGTTTAGTTTGTTTAGTAAGGAGCCCTCTCAAGGCTCCTTTATTTGTATAGCTGAAGTTTATAAAGCAAAGACAATTCCTTACTTAGGGGTTTAATAATTTTTGTATCATTGTAGGCGTAAAAGCAGGCATTGCATGGAATTTATATACTTTATAGACCTCTTAGGAACGATGGTCTTTGCAATCTCGGGCGCCATGGCGGCAAACCGAAAGGTTATAGATGTGTTTGGAGCTACATTTATGGGCTTCGTGACTGCCATTGGTGGAGGTTCCCTCCGCGATGTGTTTTTAAATATCCGCCCAGTTTGGGTTGAGGATGGCAATTATTTGATTGCAATCTTCGTTGGGGTAACTATCTCCATTCTCTTCAATAAACGATTAGACAGCTTTGCCCGCACCCTTTTCCTATTTGACGCGATCGGTATTGGTTTCTTTACGGTGGTAGGAGTTCAGAAGTCCTTAAGTTACGAAAGCAGCGCTATTGCTGCCGTTATGTTGGGTATGTTTTCAGCGAGTATGGGCGGTGTTATTCGAGACACCTTGATGAATGAGACCCCGCTGATCCTGAGAAAAGAGATCTATGCCTCGGCCTGCTTAGCGGGTGCCATTTGTTATGTTCTATTGCAAATGACACCTATTTCGGAAAATATCAATGCATTTGTGAGTGCGAGCATGGTTTTTATTATCCGCTTTCTATCGGTTCGCTATAATCTTTCCCTTCCTTCGGTTCCTATGGTCGAGAAGGAAGAATAAGGTTCAAGCTATTCAGTCCCTTTATGGCATAATAAAGTCTGTCCATGTTAAGATCTTTTGGGAATCATCATTGCTCAATTGCTTATACCAGTTACTTCCAGTGCCAACATATCGCCCACCCTTCAGCACAATAGTATGGCCTGCAGATACTTCAGCTGTCAAGCCTTTCACGTCGTCAGCGACTTGGATAAATCGGAAAGACTCCTTTGGACCGGCAATTCCCATCTGCCCTTGGTGATTAGAGCCTGAAGCCCAAAGTGTGCCATTTGTTTTTAAGAAATATGAGCAGAAGCTGCTCGTGTAGACATTCGCCACCTGCTCGCCGATTTTGTGCGGGTAAGTCGGGTCTTGACTTTTCGTGCCAATTCCTTGTCCGCCATTCACATTGTCACCAAAACTCCAGGCCTCATCTTTATTATTAATCATCATCACAGCATTGCCTCTAGCACGCACTAATTTAATTTGATTGGCTACCTTCTTGAACGTAAGTTGGTTTCCGTCGGTCTTATAGCCTAACTTACCGTACAAATCATCACCGGCGGACCATAAGGTCGAATCCGTTTTCAAAAGGTAGATATTAGAGAATCCTGTAGCAATCTGTGACACATTAGAAGCGATCTTGGTCAATGGAAGTTTGTCATAGGTTCTAGAACCTATCCCAAATTCTCCGTGCCCGTTTTGACCAAAACCCCAAACTGTACCATCAGCCTTTAGAATAGCAACAAAGTAATTCCCTGCCGAAATATCCATCGCACCATCGGCAATTTTCTCCAGTGGTTTATTATCTTTCACATCCGCCAAATCTTGGACATAGTATCTATCAGACCCCCACACCGAATTATCCGTTTTTTGGATATATAAACTGCAGCAGTTGCCTTCAACCTTTTTCACATTCTGTTCGATCATCTTATAGCCCTTGTCCTTGGCACCTACCTCTGCAGTGAATATCCCTCCGCGTGCCCAAAGCGAATTATCTGGTTTAATAACATAGGTTACATCGTCTATTGCATAGACGCGCAACTGGTTCACGCCTACCCCCCATTCAAAATAAGGTTCGTTCTTATCCTTCTTGCATGCTGACAATAGGCAGAAGCACAGCAATCCAAATATTAGCTGATATCTTTTCATGGTATCCGGTTTTGAGTTCGATAATCGTTATTGACTCAAAACAAGCAAAATAAATCGATATCGGGAGGATGATTGGGGCGTTGGTCGAGCGGAATTATATAATTGCAATAGCGATTAACAATCTTAAAGTAGGTTTAAGTAGAAAGAGCCGCAAAATTGTTGCGGCTCTCAAATGATTATATAAGTTATGTTTCAGCAATCTGCTGACACGTGCTATCTACCTTTTTTCATCAAAGGGAAAGACATTTTGTAAGAAACGCGAACTTGTCCTTTTGAGATAGAGTCTAGTTTGCCCTTCAACATCGCCTTTTTCAAGGGGCTAAG from Sphingobacterium sp. BN32 harbors:
- a CDS encoding M56 family metallopeptidase, translated to MEALIYQITTAVGWSMLHSLWQGAVLYILLCLAMMVFPKMHARGKHNLAFLFQMVLTAGFACSFMYYYQVPFEQTDSLPINVENMAKHIGYIPENHFQLESLFPYLFTIYSIGILLQTAILFNSFLKLRRLKYKSLHGSPLEWQAKFEHAKAILNIKGYVPLFLSERISVPITIGFFKAVVLFPFAYANMMELEQVESILLHELAHIKRKDYLLNLIKVTIETILFFNPFVWALSKIMEREREHACDDMVLEHVEKPITYAHALVELETLRQGNSHPLSMAATGRNSLFKRIKRITKMETNYISVKQQLIALLISSVVLVTVAWLVPNNEAKAEESEKVQLLEIPKALAALPPLAVQQDTTKKKKHSRSVITSLSQQDSTKLPAEVQAHLDALHAESASVNEYFKSPEWKQQMESIQSQSKSINEYFNSPKWKQKIEDLNANVKKQFDSPEWKANVKKMAESGADMAKYYESKEWKDMLKSIEAQSKEIEQYFESPEWHEKIAKLEKDASKVDEYFNSPAWKEKIKKIEDHGKEIEKYFDSPEWKAKVKVEEEFRSSSEFKEIDRRYKEDLDALRKEKNPGKN
- a CDS encoding trimeric intracellular cation channel family protein, with the translated sequence MEFIYFIDLLGTMVFAISGAMAANRKVIDVFGATFMGFVTAIGGGSLRDVFLNIRPVWVEDGNYLIAIFVGVTISILFNKRLDSFARTLFLFDAIGIGFFTVVGVQKSLSYESSAIAAVMLGMFSASMGGVIRDTLMNETPLILRKEIYASACLAGAICYVLLQMTPISENINAFVSASMVFIIRFLSVRYNLSLPSVPMVEKEE